The sequence GCTACTATTACTCATCCATTCCATCCATGGAAGGGGAAAAGTTTTCAAATATTATCAACAAAAAACTTTAATAATCGGGATATATTTAGTTTGAAAACGTTGACGCGTGGTACAGTAGGCATTCCACGTGATTGGACAGACAAAGCAGATCCTAATCTTTATCAAACCCTTACTGATTTATCGCCTATTTTATCGTTTTCCCATCTTCAGCAGTTAGTTAAATTAGTTACCAATCTTGATCAAGCTAAAAATAGCAAAGAGGTTGATTAATGACTAACACAGAAACGATTATAGGAAAGAAATTATGCCATTGGAAGGAAAAACCTCCGTAATATCAGTAGATGCTACCAGGATAGCTATTTGTATAGCAAACATGTTGCATGAGTATTTAATAGTGGAACAACAATTGATTAAAACGGAGGATATTAATAATGACAGCACACAAAATTCAGAACCACCATATATTAAAACCAGCATACGTTTATTTAAGGCAATCAACAATGGGACAGGTAAGGCTCAATCAGGAGAGTACTGAAAGGCAGTATAAACTGAAAGATAAAGCGCAACAAATGGGATGGTCTCAGAATGCCATAAGAGTTTTAGATGATGATTTAGGGATTTCAGGAGCTCAAGCTAATAATCGAGAAGATTTTAAAATATTAGTTGCTGATGTATCAATGGGAAAAGTAGGAGCCGTGTTTGTACTGGAAGCGTCGAGATTATCTAGATCTTGCAGTGATTGGCATAGATTACTGGAATTATGTGCTTTAACAGATACATTGATTATAGATGAAGATGGTTGTTACAATCCTAATGACTTCAACGACCAATTGGTACTTGGGCTAAAAGGAACGATATCACACGCAGAGTTGCATTTCATCCGTGCTAGACTTTTAGGAGGTAAGGTAAATAAGGCTAAGAAAGGAGAGCTTCGATTTCCTCTCCCAGTAGGATTTTGCTATGATGATGAAGGTAATACTAGATTTGACGATAATGAGCAAGTAAGAAGTGTGATTCAATTATTGTTTAAAGTATTTAAAGAAAAGGGCAGTGCTTATGGAGTAGTACATCATTTTGGTAAGAACAAAATACAGTTTCCAAAACGAGCATATGGTGGTATTTGGAAAGGAAAGTTAATATGGGGAGCACTGACACATTCTAGGGTATGTTCAGTATTAAAAAACCCTTCTTATGCTGGAGCTTATGTTTATGGTCGCTTTAAATATCAGAAAAAATTATCAAGTACTGGATTGGTCAAGACAACAGTAGTTCGCCTACCGACAGAAGCCTGGCATACAATGATAAAAAACCACCACGAAGGTTATATAACGTGGGAAGAATATGTAGCAAATAAAAAGGTTTTAGCAAATAATCAAACCAGTGGAGAAGAGAATATGCTACCTACAGCAGTACGAGAAGGATTGGGATTATTGCAGGGATTATTAATTTGTAGTTACTGCGGCTGTCGTCTTACTGTAAGGTATAAGAGCAAAGGTGGTGTTCTTGCTGTTTATGAATGTAATTGGAAAAAGAAGTGGGGAGAAGATAGTAAGAGTTGTTTTTCTGTTTATGGAAATCCTCTGGATGAAGCTATCGTAAAAAGAGTATTGGAAGTCATGGAACCTGCGCAAATTGAGATTGCCGTAAAAGCATTTGAAGAATTGGAGCAACGAGGTCACATGCTAGATAAACAATGGCAAATGCAGATAAAAAGAGCAGATTATGAAGTACAACTGGCACAGAGACGTTATGAAGAAGTAGACCCATCAAATCGCCTAGTAGCTGGAACATTGGAGAAACGTTGGAACGAAGCTTTAATAGCATTGGAAGAAGCACAGAATCAATATGATGAATATAAGAAAAATGATGTACTTACAGCTACAAAACAACAAAAAGAGAAAGTGTTGGCACTAGCTCAGGACTTACCACGCTTATGGAATGCAGAATCAACAAGTGCAAGAGATCGAAAGCGTATTTTACGACTTCTAGTTAAGGATATTACTGTTGAAAAACTACGTAGTGAACAAAAAGCAGTACTACATATACGCTGGCAAACAAATGCTATAGAGGACTTAGAGGTGCAATTGCCAAAAAAATCCTATGACAGATGGAGGCATTCAGATGATATAATTGATCGGATAAGACAGCTATCGAAAACAATGACTGATGAACAAATTATTAGTTTGTTAAACCAAGAGGGGCTGACAACAAATAAAGGTAATCCTTTTACTATAAAAAGTATGAAATGGATTCGATTTAAACATAAGATCCCAGCACTATGTAATCAAAAATCTGAAGAAGAGTTATCAGTGAAACAAGTTGCAGAAAAATTCAATGTCAGTCATTACGTAGTACGTTATTGGATTGAACGTAAGTTTATTAATGCACGACGTATTGGTGAAAGGTTCTGGATATCGATAAGTTTAGAACAAGAACTGGAGTTAAAAAAACGTATTGAGAGCTCTTCTAAAATAGCAATTGCAAGGTTGAAATCACAAAAACAAATTGAAGGAGGTGTATTATGAAGTTATCGTGCTATACGTTATAGTCCTTACTTGAAAAGTTTCTATGAAAATGTGAAAAAAAGGCGTGGTTCTGCTAAGGCCATTATTGCTACTGCTAGGAAATTCCTGACAACCATTTTCTATACGCTTAAAAAGAACTGGATTTTTAAAGATTTCACAAAATTTGAATTTTTTATTGGATAATAATCGTGAAGGAAAATATGGAACCTTAGTTTTATAAGCTAATGAATATGTGCATAAGTACTTAAAATATGTGGGGACATACTTATACACATATTCATTAGCTACATTAATTTAAAAAAGATTAATTAAAAACTTGGTGTTTTTGTTGCCAATGAAACAACTTTTGATTGAATCAGATGGCACAGTAATAAATAAAAAATTGTATTAGAGCTGAATTTTATATCAGAAAATG is a genomic window of Wolbachia endosymbiont of Folsomia candida containing:
- a CDS encoding DUF5372 family protein, translating into MYLGCSWLELTAPKSSRYSGYATITHPFHPWKGKSFQILSTKNFNNRDIFSLKTLTRGTVGIPRDWTDKADPNLYQTLTDLSPILSFSHLQQLVKLVTNLDQAKNSKEVD
- a CDS encoding recombinase family protein codes for the protein MTAHKIQNHHILKPAYVYLRQSTMGQVRLNQESTERQYKLKDKAQQMGWSQNAIRVLDDDLGISGAQANNREDFKILVADVSMGKVGAVFVLEASRLSRSCSDWHRLLELCALTDTLIIDEDGCYNPNDFNDQLVLGLKGTISHAELHFIRARLLGGKVNKAKKGELRFPLPVGFCYDDEGNTRFDDNEQVRSVIQLLFKVFKEKGSAYGVVHHFGKNKIQFPKRAYGGIWKGKLIWGALTHSRVCSVLKNPSYAGAYVYGRFKYQKKLSSTGLVKTTVVRLPTEAWHTMIKNHHEGYITWEEYVANKKVLANNQTSGEENMLPTAVREGLGLLQGLLICSYCGCRLTVRYKSKGGVLAVYECNWKKKWGEDSKSCFSVYGNPLDEAIVKRVLEVMEPAQIEIAVKAFEELEQRGHMLDKQWQMQIKRADYEVQLAQRRYEEVDPSNRLVAGTLEKRWNEALIALEEAQNQYDEYKKNDVLTATKQQKEKVLALAQDLPRLWNAESTSARDRKRILRLLVKDITVEKLRSEQKAVLHIRWQTNAIEDLEVQLPKKSYDRWRHSDDIIDRIRQLSKTMTDEQIISLLNQEGLTTNKGNPFTIKSMKWIRFKHKIPALCNQKSEEELSVKQVAEKFNVSHYVVRYWIERKFINARRIGERFWISISLEQELELKKRIESSSKIAIARLKSQKQIEGGVL